Within the Neosynechococcus sphagnicola sy1 genome, the region AATGGCTTTTTCATCTTTGGTAAAAATGAAATTCCTCAAACCCATCCCTTTTGTTCAGACCAATCCATGGCGTAGTGCCACCACTGCAGCCTGTACTCGGTCATCGACCGCCAGCTTGTTCATGATGCCCCGGATATGGGTTTTGATGGTATTGGGACTGAGGTAGAGGGCTGTGGCAATTTCGGGATTGCTATAGCCTTCCACCATCAGCTTTAACACTTCCAGTTCCCGGTGAGACAAATGACCAATGTTACTAGCCGGAGTCGGTGGTTTCAGATGTTCCACTACCCGGCGGGCAATTTGGGGATCTAGATAGGTGGCACCCTCTTGGGCGGCGGCGATTGCTGCCAGCAACTGATCCACACTCGTACCCTTGATGCAGTAGGCATCCGCGCCACTAGAAAGGGCCGCAATTACCTCGGTTTCGGTGGTGTGAGACGTTAACATCACCACATGGGTCTGGGGCAGTGCTGCTTTAATCTGTTGGGTGGCGGCAATCCCATCTAGGCGTGGCAACCCAATATCCATAACCACAATGTCGGGTTGCAGGCGCAGGGCAGCTTCCACACCCAGATAGCCATCTTCTGCCTGCCCCACGATTGTAATTTGGGGATAGGCTTCTAGAGATTGCTCTAATCCCAACTGCATCATGGGATCATCTTCAACAATCAAAATTCGTAGGGGGGGTAACTCTTTCAGCAAAGTCATTGGGTGGGGGTGATGGCTGCCACTTAGTGTAGTAGATCTACGAGAGGGTGAAAAATACTGAGCGTATTTCCTCAGCCCAGCCATTGAGCAGCAAGTCGAAGGTCTATAGGGCTTTTTAGGGCAATGGTTCGTCCATCAGTGGGTGAAATCCCACTGGACTTTGGCCGCAGGGTCACCTCCAGGAATGAAAATGCAGCTCCATTTCATCTTCGGGAGAGGGATGAACACTGGGTCTGGAAGGTTTGATAGCGGTTCTTGATCACATGAAATACACCTGAGTTATACAGGGAGAGGATTTGAGCTTTCTACTTACGCCACAGTAGATCGGTAACCGCCATAGCACCGATCTCCTAAGGGCTAGTCCGTGCCCAAACCCAAAAATACGGCCCCGAAACAGTCGTTTGAAATCCCTGTTAAGTTGTAATAAATAACCAGCTCATCAACCCACCTTAATTCCATGAAAAATTCGAGAATGAAATTTCGTCAGATCCATCACACCCTTGCTCCGATCATGCTGCTGCCGATTGTCTTGACCGTGATCACAGGGACTTTTTATCAAATGTTTGATTTGGCTGGACAAGGGGATAATGTTGAGTGGTTGCTAGACATCCATAAAGGACACTTCGGAGCCTTGAATCTAGAAATAATCTACCCATTTCTCAATGCATTTGGTTTATTGGTAGTGGCAGCAACCGGTAGTTCAATGTGGCTACAAATGCACAATAACTCCATAAGACGTTAGCCTTGATGGTGTTTTTAATATGTCAAATTGAAGTTGTAATTCGACCTATTGCTACCTCAATATAGCCATTCCTACTCTAATGAGATACGGTAACAACAATGAGAGAACCAGTTACGAATGTTCTCAAGAGAGATTTGGTTGAAAGCCGATTCAA harbors:
- a CDS encoding response regulator; this encodes MTLLKELPPLRILIVEDDPMMQLGLEQSLEAYPQITIVGQAEDGYLGVEAALRLQPDIVVMDIGLPRLDGIAATQQIKAALPQTHVVMLTSHTTETEVIAALSSGADAYCIKGTSVDQLLAAIAAAQEGATYLDPQIARRVVEHLKPPTPASNIGHLSHRELEVLKLMVEGYSNPEIATALYLSPNTIKTHIRGIMNKLAVDDRVQAAVVALRHGLV
- a CDS encoding PepSY domain-containing protein — translated: MKFRQIHHTLAPIMLLPIVLTVITGTFYQMFDLAGQGDNVEWLLDIHKGHFGALNLEIIYPFLNAFGLLVVAATGSSMWLQMHNNSIRR